Proteins encoded within one genomic window of Rubripirellula tenax:
- a CDS encoding diguanylate cyclase, translated as MTPQETQTSDIQTIRLLLIEDSSHDAEFIGAMLERSPEIFVKLTHLATLAEAVEAFKKETFDVILLDLGLPDNHGTDAIALLRAHVPETPIVVLTGDERNETAINAIDAGAQDYLPKQHVVGSLLSRMLTHSIARQNRLNQANTDALIDSLTGLGNRRSFDSEVERRMHDFNRHGFPFSVAILDIDHFKKINDKWGHTVGDEALKVVAKAIAFQGRQSDHFARYGGEEFGVVMPMTPIEGAQIAALRCVHRVKEAVVGEGKFSVTTSGGLAAVMPGDTTLSIVERADAALYEAKRRGRDRLVKNQDGEFHDVTASAAPVTEARPDAGDSA; from the coding sequence ATGACGCCACAAGAAACCCAAACTTCTGACATCCAAACCATTCGATTGCTATTGATCGAAGATAGTTCGCATGATGCCGAGTTCATTGGGGCGATGCTGGAGCGTTCGCCGGAAATTTTCGTGAAGCTGACTCACCTTGCCACCTTGGCGGAAGCGGTGGAGGCGTTCAAAAAAGAGACATTTGATGTCATCCTGCTTGATCTCGGCTTGCCGGACAACCATGGCACGGATGCGATCGCCTTGTTGAGGGCTCACGTGCCCGAAACCCCCATCGTTGTACTAACAGGCGACGAGCGAAATGAGACCGCGATCAACGCGATCGATGCGGGTGCTCAAGACTATTTGCCCAAGCAGCACGTGGTGGGTTCTCTGTTAAGTCGGATGTTGACGCACTCGATCGCCAGACAAAACAGACTCAATCAAGCAAACACAGATGCGTTGATTGATTCGTTGACTGGGCTAGGAAATCGCAGGTCGTTTGACAGTGAAGTAGAGCGACGCATGCACGATTTCAACCGACATGGATTCCCCTTTTCGGTCGCGATTCTTGACATTGATCACTTCAAAAAAATCAATGACAAATGGGGGCACACGGTTGGCGACGAGGCGCTCAAAGTCGTTGCGAAAGCGATCGCGTTTCAAGGACGTCAATCAGATCACTTCGCGCGCTATGGTGGTGAAGAGTTTGGCGTTGTGATGCCTATGACGCCGATCGAAGGTGCCCAGATTGCAGCGCTACGGTGCGTCCATCGCGTCAAAGAAGCCGTCGTCGGCGAAGGCAAGTTCAGCGTCACGACCAGCGGCGGCCTGGCCGCTGTCATGCCCGGCGATACGACTCTGTCGATCGTCGAAAGAGCAGACGCGGCTCTATACGAAGCCAAGCGACGCGGTCGCGACCGATTGGTGAAGAACCAGGATGGCGAATTTCACGACGTGACTGCGAGTGCTGCTCCCGTTACAGAAGCCCGACCGGATGCCGGAGATTCGGCTTGA
- a CDS encoding PAS domain-containing sensor histidine kinase, protein MRTEPEASNEDIYYDLFNHSPDMYVSVDASTGFIVQCNQTLLDRLQRSRESVVGTEIFSLYHPDCHDEVKRKFQDFLETGEIRSAELTLADSHGNGIPVVLNVSSVRDNTGKIIASRSVWQDVTKLHQTRQELQQLNRELESRVAARTAQIERRNADLEELARILSHDLRSPLRGLRLMVSWLREDCMHILPESSKKMMAQLDQRIGRMDQLLQGILEYARLGRHQPSYKVANIGDDCLRIKESLERPESFKIIIEEPMPTLKTDNIALFRVLQNLISNAVKHRATDDGEVRISHRVVDGVDEFSVADNGGGIEPRFHKKIFEMFQTLSPNDGDEASGIGLSIVKRIVEDAGGIIRVESNGLGTTFRFTWPASIEANGSGT, encoded by the coding sequence GTGAGAACTGAGCCAGAGGCGTCGAACGAAGACATTTATTACGATCTGTTCAACCACTCGCCCGACATGTACGTTTCGGTTGATGCAAGCACAGGTTTTATTGTGCAGTGCAACCAAACCTTGTTGGACCGTCTGCAGCGATCTCGCGAGTCCGTCGTTGGTACCGAGATTTTCTCGCTCTATCACCCCGATTGCCACGACGAAGTGAAACGCAAGTTCCAGGATTTCTTGGAAACGGGCGAGATTCGCAGCGCGGAACTGACGCTTGCGGACTCGCATGGGAACGGCATTCCCGTAGTACTGAACGTGTCGTCGGTTCGTGACAATACGGGAAAGATCATCGCCAGTCGCTCCGTCTGGCAGGACGTTACCAAACTGCATCAAACGCGACAAGAATTGCAGCAACTCAATCGAGAACTCGAGTCTCGTGTTGCGGCCCGCACGGCCCAGATCGAGCGTCGCAATGCGGATTTGGAAGAACTGGCTCGCATTCTGTCTCATGATTTGAGATCGCCCCTGCGCGGGCTTCGGTTGATGGTGTCGTGGCTTCGTGAAGACTGCATGCACATTTTGCCGGAATCATCCAAAAAGATGATGGCCCAACTGGATCAGCGTATCGGTCGCATGGATCAGTTACTTCAAGGGATTCTCGAGTACGCCCGACTCGGCCGACACCAGCCTTCGTACAAGGTTGCGAATATTGGCGATGACTGCTTGCGCATTAAGGAATCCCTTGAGCGACCTGAATCTTTCAAGATCATCATCGAAGAACCCATGCCAACCCTTAAAACGGACAACATCGCGTTGTTTCGGGTACTGCAGAATTTGATATCCAACGCCGTCAAGCACCGTGCCACCGACGACGGCGAGGTCAGAATCTCGCACCGCGTCGTCGACGGTGTCGATGAATTCTCGGTCGCTGACAACGGAGGTGGGATTGAACCTCGTTTTCATAAGAAAATTTTCGAGATGTTTCAAACGCTTAGCCCAAACGATGGCGACGAGGCTAGCGGGATTGGTCTGTCGATCGTGAAAAGAATCGTCGAGGATGCGGGCGGTATCATCCGCGTCGAGTCCAACGGTCTTGGCACGACGTTTCGGTTCACGTGGCCGGCATCGATCGAAGCGAACGGCTCGGGAACGTAA